In a genomic window of Hyphomonas sp.:
- a CDS encoding NUDIX hydrolase — protein MSSQPAGPKLSATVLVVRDGDALPEVLMVKRHYQIDFAAGALVFPGGKATPEDSSPDWDAYTDGDFGPVQQDARIAAVREAFEESGLLLARHKAQRGTNQPLVGPETAEKLDPFRSAVDRGEQSFLELIRDNGLVLALDSLVHFGHWITPDMMPKRFDTHFYLAPAPPDQIAAHDGRETTDSVWIGAQAALDAEEAGEAVIIFPTRMNLKKLATAKSVADAVERFGAETVITVKPQQSETPEGEPCLVIPEVEGYGQTIELLSRVNV, from the coding sequence ATGTCGTCACAGCCTGCAGGCCCCAAGCTCTCCGCCACCGTACTTGTCGTTCGTGATGGAGACGCGCTGCCTGAAGTGCTGATGGTGAAACGGCACTACCAGATCGATTTTGCCGCCGGTGCGCTGGTCTTTCCGGGCGGGAAGGCAACGCCTGAAGATTCCAGTCCGGACTGGGACGCCTATACCGACGGGGATTTCGGGCCGGTCCAGCAGGACGCACGGATCGCCGCGGTTCGGGAAGCGTTCGAGGAGTCCGGCCTGCTGCTGGCGCGCCACAAGGCCCAACGCGGAACCAACCAGCCCCTGGTCGGGCCTGAGACAGCCGAAAAGCTCGATCCCTTCCGCTCAGCTGTGGATCGGGGAGAGCAAAGCTTTCTGGAACTCATCCGGGACAATGGGCTCGTTCTGGCGCTCGACAGTCTTGTGCATTTCGGACATTGGATCACGCCGGACATGATGCCGAAACGGTTCGATACCCACTTTTACCTTGCGCCAGCGCCGCCGGACCAGATCGCCGCCCATGATGGGCGGGAGACGACGGATTCCGTATGGATCGGGGCCCAGGCTGCGCTCGACGCGGAAGAGGCAGGGGAAGCTGTCATCATATTCCCGACCCGGATGAATTTGAAAAAGCTGGCCACGGCCAAATCTGTCGCCGATGCGGTTGAGCGCTTCGGTGCAGAGACAGTGATCACCGTGAAGCCGCAGCAATCGGAGACGCCCGAAGGCGAACCCTGTCTAGTGATTCCCGAGGTGGAAGGCTACGGTCAGACCATCGAATTGCTATCGCGGGTCAATGTCTGA
- the hslU gene encoding ATP-dependent protease ATPase subunit HslU has translation MKDLTPREIVAELDRHIVGQAGAKRAVAIALRNRWRRKQASESIRGEITPKNILMIGPTGVGKTEVSRRLARLANAPFLKVEATKFTEVGYVGRDVEQIIRDLVEAAVSMVRDQKREGVADQARDAAEERLLDALVGEDAQSSTREVFRRKLRAGELDDKPVDLDIAESGSPMQMLDIPGQGGSMGMINLSDMLGKAMGGRTKRVRTTVKEAYQPLVEEESDRLLDEDAIVREAVHAVEEDGIVFLDEIDKVAAKQNRGGADVSREGVQRDLLPLIEGTTVSTKRGAVKTDHILFIASGAFHVSKPSDLLPELQGRLPIRVELDALTRDDLRRILVEPEASLIRQYQALMEAEGVTLEFEDAAIDRLADLAEAVNSSVENIGARRLQTVLERLLDEISFDAPDKKGETVTITPDYVDERVASLAGNADLSKFIL, from the coding sequence ATGAAAGACCTCACCCCCCGCGAAATCGTTGCAGAACTTGATCGCCATATTGTCGGCCAGGCAGGGGCGAAGCGCGCCGTGGCCATTGCGCTTCGAAACCGCTGGCGCCGCAAGCAGGCATCTGAATCCATTCGTGGTGAAATCACGCCGAAGAACATCCTGATGATTGGCCCGACCGGGGTCGGCAAGACCGAAGTGTCCCGGCGCCTCGCCCGTCTGGCCAATGCACCCTTCCTGAAAGTGGAAGCGACGAAATTCACCGAAGTGGGCTATGTCGGACGAGACGTTGAGCAGATCATCCGCGATCTGGTGGAGGCGGCAGTCTCGATGGTACGCGATCAGAAGCGCGAAGGCGTAGCCGACCAGGCACGGGACGCGGCCGAGGAGCGCCTGCTGGACGCGCTGGTCGGTGAGGATGCGCAATCGTCCACGCGCGAAGTGTTCCGCAGGAAACTGCGCGCGGGGGAACTGGACGACAAGCCGGTCGACCTGGACATCGCCGAATCCGGTAGCCCGATGCAGATGCTGGACATCCCCGGCCAGGGCGGCTCCATGGGCATGATCAATCTGTCGGACATGCTGGGCAAGGCCATGGGCGGGCGCACGAAACGGGTCCGGACCACCGTCAAGGAAGCCTATCAGCCCCTTGTCGAGGAAGAATCCGACCGGCTTCTGGACGAGGATGCGATTGTCCGCGAGGCCGTGCACGCCGTCGAAGAAGACGGCATTGTGTTCCTGGACGAAATCGACAAGGTCGCAGCAAAACAGAATCGCGGCGGCGCGGATGTCAGCCGCGAAGGTGTGCAGCGGGATCTCTTGCCCCTGATCGAGGGAACGACCGTCAGCACCAAGCGCGGCGCCGTGAAGACCGATCACATCCTGTTCATCGCGTCAGGCGCATTCCATGTCTCGAAGCCATCGGATCTTCTTCCGGAGCTGCAGGGCCGTTTGCCCATCCGTGTCGAACTCGACGCCCTGACGCGGGACGATCTGCGTCGCATCCTGGTCGAACCGGAGGCCAGCCTGATCCGGCAGTATCAGGCGCTCATGGAAGCCGAAGGCGTCACGCTCGAATTCGAGGATGCGGCGATCGACCGACTGGCGGACCTGGCCGAGGCGGTCAACAGCAGCGTCGAGAATATCGGCGCCCGGCGGCTTCAGACCGTTCTCGAGCGCCTGCTGGATGAAATCAGTTTCGATGCCCCCGACAAGAAGGGCGAAACGGTCACGATCACCCCGGACTATGTCGATGAACGCGTCGCCAGCCTGGCCGGAAATGCCGACCTGTCGAAATTCATTCTCTGA